The region ACTGCCAATAACGAAGGCTGGTCAGGAGAAAAAGAACTTATTTGCAGCTGCAATTCTTCAGGAAAGCATTAGTATAATCAGCTGGCCCTGCAATAGCCACCTGACTGGTCATTTTTATCTTAATGCTTAGGCCACAAACCTGAAAACTCAAAGAAAGCGCTAAATGTAAAAGTAGCTTTTCATATTGtttcttgatttcagacttacagacatGCCAACACATAGTACAACGATAGTTTTGATCATATGATTTTGCCTGCTTAGAGTCTTTCTTTAAACTAAATGCTTAATGATGAGGCCAAAATAATTGAGAAGTCTtaagaaatacagattttaaattaattttttccaagtgactctctgtgtgtgtgtgtgtgtgtgtgtgtgtgtgtgtgatgatgaGTCAATGTTTCTTTGGGAATTGAGGgtggaaaaatctcaaaaacaaatgCAGGATGTGAAGTGGGGCAGGTCCAGCCCCCAATAATGCATAAACTTTTCCTACCTGCCTGTTTGGGAGTAAAAACATTAGGAGGGAGGGAATTAAACAAACCTTTTGCagcaaggagagaaagagaactatAATTTCTGAACAAAAAGAGTGACAGAAACAAATTTCCCAAAGCAAAAATAGATCTGACCTCATTGTGCTTAGACGGGAAATTTCCTGTAAAACAAGGGAGTTTCTGAGGCTCCCActgttgaaaggttttttttcaaTTGGTGGGGTGGAGAGCTGCATGAATCACAAGACTCTCAGGCTCCCTTAGGAATGTGTTCAATCTTCCCATGTTTGCAGAAGCCCCAGAACTGTCCTAACTGCCAAATGATAGCTGATCTCATGTATTCCCTAAAAATGGAGGTATGCGAATCCCACTTGTTCTAAGTAAAGGTAATAGGACACAGTAGAGTGTTCCGTATGCATAAGTTTGGAAAATGCTAGGTTAAGTAAAattaagtgtttctttttttcactttatttttttttggctgcgccacatggcttgcaggatctcagttccccaaccagggagtgaccggccatggcagtgaaaatgccaagtcctaacacgtggaccgccagggaattccctatttgaGTTTCTTTATTGAAGGATTTCTTAGGTCCTTTAATACCATTGTGATTCTCCATTGGGAACGTCTATTGTACAGGATACCCCAaattcatttgagatgtttcatgGAGCTCTAATTAACATTTCCCTAAACGAGTGCTCTGAAGAACACAGATCTAAATAGTCACCATcagggtgcgtgtgtgtgtgtgtgtgtgtgtgtgtgtgtgtgtgtgtgtgtgtggtcgtAGGAGACAAGGGCCAAGAAGATCACTTGCTAGTTCTTGTTGTAACTTCAGGTCAAAGGAGCAAAAGGTGACAACAGTCCATAGCCATTTCCTGGCCTTGAAAAATGATCTCATAAATTCCCTTTTAGTTCTACATTGCTAATAACTGTTTCAGACTCCAGTCGTATCCGAGAACCTAGAGATCACTTCATCTAatccttccattttacagatgtgaaaaccgGCCTAAGGAGAGGAATTAAGTTGCCCGGAGTCACAGGAGAATTAAATTGCAAAGTTCGGTTAGAACCAGCTTACCTGTCTTCCTGTCCATTGATCTTTGTCCTGCTCTGTGGTGCCTCTTCGTATGACTGAATCCACAAACCAGCAAGGGGCTGTTACTGCATGATTTTGACAAATCTGTCTGTAATCAAAAACAAGATCTAAGGCCAGCTAATGGCCCATGTTATCTCAAACAAATCTCAATATGACAAAATAACTCCGACTGTCATGGGCATTTGAAGCAGCAGGATTTGACCTGTGGTTTCAACACCAGattcttaatttatttctgagCCCATAGCCTCATAATGTCTTCCGTGAAAACTGAATTGTAAGTCATGTAGATGTCAATGGTCCATCTCTCTTTTAAATAGGTTTGTATTGTTCAAAAAAATATTCAAGGATTATAAAAGGTTCAAAGTGAAAAATCTCATTCCTACCCCTGTCTACCACCCTCCCATTTCTCACCTTCCCTCTCCATATAGTTAGCCATTGGTATTAGTGTTTTGTGTATCCTTTCTTCATATCTTCATGCAGATATGGATAGAGagactattttttctcccttatttaCACAAAATGGCATTATCTCTTTGTTAGGCACAACTCTTCTCCTTTAGCCTTAGTCTCCTGATTTAGAAAAAAgaggattggggcttccctggtggtgcagtggttaagaatccgcccgccagggcttccctggtggcgcagtggttgagagtcctcctgccgatgcaggggacacaggttcgtgcctcggtccgggaagatcccacatgccgcggagtggctaggcccgtgagccatggccgctgagcctgtgcgtccggagcctgtgctccgcaacgggagaggccacaacagtgagaggcccacgtaccacaaaaaaaaaaaaaaaaaaaaaaaaggaatccacctgccaatgcagggtacatgggtcggaaccctggtccgggaagatcctacatgccacgtagcaactaagcccgtacgccacagctactgagcctgtgctctagagcccgtgagccacaacgactgagcccatgtgccacaattactgaagcccacacacctagagcccgtgatctacaacaagaaaagccaccgttggggcttccctggtggcgcagtggttgcgcgtccgcctgccgatgtaggggaaccgggttcgcgccccggtctgggaggatcccacatgccgcggagcggctgggcccatgagccatggccactgggcctgcgcgtccggagcctgtgctccgcaacgggagatgccgcagcaaggggaggcccgcataccacaaaaaaaaaaaaaaaaaagaaagaaaagccactgcaatgagaagcccacacaccgcaactagagaaagcccgcgcgcagcaacaaagacccaacgcagccaaaaataaataaataaatttattttttaaaaaaatcccactcggtcatggtatataatccttttaaaaaaaataagaaagaagaaaagaaagaagaggattgTACCAACTCTCTCCAGTGTCCCTTCTCTCTGACATTCTCAGAGGCTGGGAATGCTTCTGAGCATTGACACTTGACAATGTTTGGCCTTTTGGAAAGTCACACTTTAATGGCTGGTTTTGTTGGTGACCTCAAATTTAGAGCACTCAGGGTGTGGCTTGCAGACTCTGGTATTTCATGTTTTAAGAAAATCCAATTCACAAATGTCAACATTTCCAAAGCAAATTAGGGAATGACTGTATTACAAACGAACCTTGCATAATGATTCACCAAAGGCATCttttatgtatttacatatatttatttattaaataaataatacttggTACAACATTCGAAAGAGTGTACAATGCACTCTCTGCCTTGATCCCAGGTCACTGAGCTCTCCTCCCCACGGGCCACCTTTGTCACcagtttcttgttttcttccgTATTCTTTGTATACGCAGACATATCTGTATAGATCCCTTTCTGAGAAGAGTACTCTAAACGCACGGCTTTGCACTTTGTACTTTTCACTGAAAAAGATATCTCGGAAATCCTTGCACATCAGAACAAGTAGaactgcctcattctttttttaagggtTGTATAATTTTCAGTGATggatataccaaaataaattaatctaaAAGGGGTcgttagggaattccctggcggtccagtggttaggacttggcactttcatcgccggggcccgggttcaatccctggtggaggaactagATCCTGtaataatagtataataataataataatgatgatgatgaaaggGGTCATTCTTTTTTAACAGTGAACTCCATTCGTCCATACATAACCTGATTTAATCCCTAAAGTCCTGTTTTCAGTTGCACTCTGTTATAGGAAAGAGATTCTCTCAGGGTGCTTCCATTTCTGtgcagacagagaaacagagcaggAATCAGTGCCTATGGATGAACTTGTGCCAAACAGAAGCTCACAGTTTTCACctcctaaatctttttttttctttttttttttccaacaaaaggTCTCACATATTTAATTCTGAGCCAACCTACTAGTGCAgaaacatagaaacaaagagaaaaatcattttcccaATAAAACACATCCAGCTATCCAGATAGTGATGTTTTCAGAGTGATATGGTAAGAAGCAAGTGACTTGATACAGAATAAATATGTGTGCCATCTCATGTGTGATTTGTTATAGAGCCAGCTTGATTCTTCTCCAACGTCTCCTCTTGGAGTTATATCTGATTTTATTACCAGTTTTCATCTGAATCCACTGGGGAATGGGAtgattctgcttttgtttcttagCCAGGAATTGCTTGATCCTGAAAGTCTTGTGAGAAGACATGGTGAAGAACAGAGTCCTCACCTCCTAAATCTTAAAGTTGAATTTCAGACTGCTTCAAGATCCTCAAagcttaatctctctctctctctctttttttttggctgtgccatgtggcttgcaggatcttagtttcctgaccaggaattgaacccaggccccactgcagtggaagcgcggagtcctaaccactggactgccagggaactcccctcaaAGCTTAATCTTCCTAATTTTTAGAATAAGTTTTTCCCTCTCCTAATTTTTACAAtaagctcctttctctctctccacctgctcCTCATTACTGAAGCTGAACAAACTAATGCAGCATTTTTATTTAAGCACCGAGCTTTTGACACCTGCCTCATTCTCTGAGGCTCTGGTGACCACTAGCAGCTCTTAGCCCGGGCagtccccagctctgccctcatAACAAGAAAACTTCTCTACAGTCATACTCACTCAGTTAATATATGATTGATTGGTTGGTTGAATGACATAATCAGGCACtatatactcaataaatagtagtatTATGATTATATCCTCTATCTGGTTTTTTTTGTGCCCCAACTCAAAGAAAGAAGACATGACAtccatgaatattttataatcctAATCCTAGTTGACCTCTTATTTCACTTCAAATACTCACTTCTCTTAGTTCTGTGACATGACCttctcctgcttttcttcctaCCTTCTGAGTTTCCTTTGCTGATTCTTCTTCCTCTACTGGGCCTTTCCCCCAAGTTTGGCTCTTTGTCCTCTCCTTTCTCGCTGAGGCATGTCAATGACTCCTGGGACTCCAGAGACAAACACTGTGTTCTGATGAACGCCAGATGGATGTTTTCAGCCCATatccctctctgagctccagatcCATGAATCCAACTGCCTCCCTGTCATCTCTTCCTGAACTGACTGAGATGAAGCCTCTGCCACCTAGAGGAATGAGagctcaaaacaaaaataaagatactgGGATGTAAGGTTTTGCTGGCACATCGGGAATTTGTACCGACTCTACTAGCTATTTCAGATCTCTTCTATCTTTTTCAATTCTTTGATTTTACTAACCCTTCCCATCCACTGACCCACCCCAATTAGCAGATCCTATCTCCTCCCACTTCACAGAGGCCATTAGACAGCTCCCTCACCTCTGCCACCAAATCTACGATTTCTCCAGCCTTTTCTCCTCCTATTTAGGCCAATTTCCTAGCTGAGCTTTGGCTCGTGTCACTTCCTAGTTCCCCAGAGGTCTTTACCTAATGAGAGTCCCCCCTCTccatcctctcttctttttttacattttttttttttttttttttttttgtatgcNNNNNNNNNNNNNNNNNNNNNNNNNNNNNNNNNNNNNNNNNNNNNNNNNNNNNNNNNNNNNNNNNNNNNNNNNNNNNNNNNNNNNNNNNNNNNNNNNNNNNNNNNNNNNNNNNNNNNNNNNNNNgccgctccgcggcatgtgggatcctcccagaccggggcgcggacccggttcccctgcatcggcaggcggacgcgcaaccactgcgccaccagggaagcccctccatccTCTCTTCTTTACCTGCTCTCTACTTGCTGCTTCCTATCAATGTTTACACATGTTCAAAGGTTCCCCAACCTAAAAGCCTCTTCCTTTGACTCCCTATCCAGCTCCTACTACTGCCCTTTACCATTCCCTTCACAgccaaatttcatgaaaatttgtctgtttatttctACCATCTTTATTTCTACACCTCCCACATCTCAGCctcctgcaatttttttttcttcccacaatCTGCTGAAACTATTCTTGACAAAGTCAACACAATGTCTTCCATATTCTTTAATCCAACGGTCCTCATGTTGCTTTGACTTTTCTGCAGCATCTGCTGCTATTGAGCAGtctcttcttctcctttccttgctcTTTGCCTCACGACGCTGTTTCATAAGTGGTTCTGGGTGGCTCACTGGGTAATTGCCAGCCCAGGGACTGTATTTTCTTTCTACCTTCACAAACACCTATATCTCTATCTCACCCTTCGGGTCTCAGCTCAGGGTGCCCTTCCCTGTCTGCACAGACCAGTCCACACGGCTTCCTGTGCTTTGCCTGACTAGCAATTATCACAGATTACAATTAGATGTGTAGGGTCACTCTACACCCCCAGATTTTCCTCTGAGTCATATCTAATTTCCACGGACTCTGGTGGTGACAGGACACGGGGGAGAGTGGCTTTCTGCTCCTGAATATCACCTGTTATGCTGGCCAAGCTGAAATGTACCAAGAGGTCACAGTCCTCATGAATGCTAGTTTAAAGGGATCTGAATGCTTCCCTTCATCCTCctcacatatttaaatttttttccctatgtttttccAGACTTTGTCCAAAGTGATCACTAGGAATGATTAAAGCAGCAGTCTCTGAGGGTGGCCTGATAGTGGCCACACAGCCTCTTTGTATGAAATTTTGCCTAGCAACCACTGAAGACACAAAAACAGTAATCAGGGCACTCCTCTCATCCTGGTTCCTAACTCCACCCCAGAAGGCCTGGTCCAGTTACGAGGGCACAGCACCGGGCCTTGTGTGGAATGCACAAGCTCCCCAGCCACACTCTCCTCAAGTCTGGGAACATTGATCTCATCTAGAGGTCCAGTAGACTCTTGCAAACCTTCAGTGTTGTCTCTGTACATGAGTCCTTTCTGCTtcccaaagccagaaaaagactCTTCTTTCAGATGGGTCCACCCTTCCCTGAGTTGAGACAACAAAAAATTAGTTCACCGAATGGGGGTAAAggccatggagaaaagaaaatcctgtgGACAAGAGCTACCAGTTAATATTCCAAAGTAGCCTCCTGACATAGTACTGCGGATCAGAATACAGGGAAATAGGGGTTTGGAGGCAAGAGATGAATCCAGAAGTGCCTGATGCCCTTAGCAGATAAATAGatatggcagaaggaaagaaatcgtttTGCCAGTGAGTAGAAAAAGAAGGGCTGTTTCATCTTCAGCTTTACACAGAGGAATTTCTGGGGAAAAATGGGAAGAGTTTGTGATTGCTGAATTGCAAAGGGTATGagtcatttgtaaatattaagaaaaataaaacgtGCTTATGCCTAAGTGTAGCTAGCAAGAAACTTAATAATCACCCACGTATCTCCCCTTAATTATCGAATTAATCTAATTACTTCCTACCATCTTTTGACCCTTCTCTTCCCACACATCCccacttattattttttagctAAATGACACAACAGTCACccgaaacaaaaaacccacagataACCAAGAGAAGCCACACGTTTGAGAAAGACTCCCGTTATATTTTCATGTCACTCTATATTAACATACCTCCTTTTTTTAGAATCTCAAACTCTGAGAGAATATAAGATGTAAGTGGAAGGCAAAGTGACCTCATGCGTTTCTGCAAATACTGTTGGTTCTCCAAGGGGCAGGAAGCCAACTCCAGAGGCCTCTTGCTTTTTGATAATCCCTCAGGACACAGCAGAACAACAAGCATAAAATGTCTGAATACGGGTGACTAAAACTTGACTCTACCAGGATGGCGTTTGTCCAGCTGTCTCCTCTCTCAACGCCAAAATGCATCTTGAAATCTGTCCCTTTTTGGTTTATTGAGAAAGATCTTaaacagttaaatattttttcttctaattgacATCCACACAGTGGAAATCTGGCCTTTAGGGGCCCCTGCAGCTGACTTTCTCCCATGATACTCTCTCTATATCTGCCTTTGTTTTTGAATGCTCTGCTTTCTTATTCTCACTTATACTTCTCTTTGGAGAGAGAGCTTTGGAGAAACCAAAATAATTGGACTCCAGGGAGAGCTGAGTTACAGAGCTGAGGTGTAAATGAACTGACAAAATACTTTTTCTCCATATcgtgtttttatttcaaaacctTGCTTAAAAACTGGTTTCTAATTGaagtattctatttttaaattattattattgctattaacaATTACTTATTGAGTACCTAATTAGTGAACATTGTACTAGGCTCTTCATCTAGGTTCTTTCAGCTGATCGTCTGGCATCCATGAGAAATAGGAATTTCTACACCTATTTCAGAGATTAGAAAACCGAGTGTCAGAAAGAAAGggctagggactttcctggtggcacagtgattaagaatccacctgccagtgcaggggacacaggttcgagccctggtccaggaagatcccacatgccacagagcaactaaaaccatgcgccacaattactgagcctgtgctctagagcccgcgagccacaactactgagcctgtgtgccacaactactgaagcccgcacgcctagagcccatgctccgcaacacgagaagccaccacaccacaatgaagagtagcccccgcttaccgcaactagagaaagcccgtgcacagcaatgaagacccaatgcagccaaaaaataaataaatttttaaaaattttgtaaaaaagaaaagaaataaagggctaATAAAGGGCAGACAGAGGCAAATAAGCAGAAAGCTAAGGAAGCTTAAGTCACAGGGTCCTCTCTTACATGGGCCCCTTTCAAGGCGCTGCACTTAGTTCTGAATACATGAGCTCTATTCTTCTCCTTAGGAAGAGCTTTCAAAATTGCATAAAGCTTCAGTTCCCACAAAGTCTGGATCTGTCCCTGGTGTGGAGCCAGTATGTGAACTCAGAATTATCTGACTTGGAAGTCTATGCTCTTCACACAGAACTATTGTTCATTATGAAATATGAGTCAGAAAATATAACTTCTGCTCCCTAAATCTGCTGTAACCTTGAACACTCCAATAATCTTAATAGAGCACTCTGTTCAAATACCACTTGAATCACTCCTTTGGAGAATCAGAGACATCTATCAGCAGATACTCACTTACCACCATGTGGCAGGTGGGATGAGAGAGGCCCTGTAAGAAAGTAGTTCAAAGGACTGTCTTTGAAGCTGGCTCCCTGGGTTAGAATCCTGGTTCTCCCACTTTATCCCTACCTGTGTGtgcttaggcaagttatttaacctctctgtgccagaatttcctcttctgaaaaatgggTACAATAACAGTTTCTACCTCATAggagtttgtgtgtgtctgtacatatattaaacaaattaaaagggTTTTTCAAACTGCAGGTCAAGACTCATCAGTTGGTCATGAAATCTACTTAATGGGttaactgcattttttaaaaaaatgaaatagaatcagaATACAATCTAACAGAAGATATCAGAATGCATTGCACACAGTCAGGGTAggtaattattttctgaaatctttggcttccattgtgtatgtatgagTGTGCTGCATtgctttgtaaaatgtatttcttatggTGAGTCACCACCCAAAAGGTTTGAAAACGTGAGTGAATACAGGCAAAGCAATTAGAAGTATAcgaggcgggcttccctggtggtgcagtggttgagaatccgcctgccaatgcaggggacacgggttcaagccctggtccgggaagatccacatgccgcggagcaactaagcccatgagccacaactactgagcctgcgctctagagcccgcgagccacaaccactgagcctgcgtgctgcaactactgaagcccgcatacctagagcctgtgctccacaacaagagaagccaccacaatgagaagcccacacaccacaacgaagagtagcccctgctctctgcaattagagaaagcccgtgtgcagcaacgaagacccaacacagccaaaaaaataaattaattaaataaattaattttttttaaaaaaagaagtatacaAGGCTTCAAGGCCTGGGACTAATTCTCTATGCCTCTCAGTTCTGTCATCTGGATTTGAAGCTCCATCCTCTGAGCCAtccttcctttttcatgaaaGGTGCACATGTTTACAGCTAAGTAGTTTTATCAGCCTGCTTCCTGTCTGTAGAATTTTGGGGGTACaacttctttcattttatcttctttttgtcCGTTTCAGTTCAAGCTGTCAATGCTTCTGCTGGTATAAAATTCTCAAGAGTCTTGTGTGCCTCCTGTGCATGTCATGGGAATTCACTCCAGTAGACAAGAGGCTCTTCCTCTTACCTTTCCTGGATaatttcatctctatttttttcttttgttgagatGGCTGATGGGATCTGTGAGTCGCACCCTTAATCTCTTCAAAGAGCCTTTTTGGTCTACTACAAAGAAAGCTGCTGCGAACATTAATGTATAAGTCTTTGTACGGACATATGCTTTCACTTCTCTTAGGTAACTATCCTGGAGTGAAATGGCTGAGTCATATGGTgggtatatgtttaattttttttttctttaaattaattaatttattttttggctgcgttgggtcttccttgctgtgggcgggctttctctaggtgaggcaagcaggggccactcttcgttgtggtgtgcgggcctctcgttgtggtggcttctcttgttgcggagcatgggctatagggagcacgggcttcagtagttgcggtgtgtgggctcagtagttgtggcttgcaggatcggtagttgtggtgcacgggcttagttgctctgcggcaggtgggatcttcctggac is a window of Physeter macrocephalus isolate SW-GA chromosome 18, ASM283717v5, whole genome shotgun sequence DNA encoding:
- the LOC112064293 gene encoding 60S ribosomal protein L39-like; translation: MSSHKTFRIKQFLAKKQKQNHPIPQWIQMKTGNKIRYNSKRRRWRRIKLAL